ATGCAGCAAAGCTGCTTTGAGGTTGTCATAAGATGGTTTTATGGCTTTGGTGACGCCTGTACAGTTTAAAAGCACCACAGACGGCTAAATAGATGTAAAAAAGAAGAAACGAATATAGCAACGATGTCGTATCTCTGTTAGATTTTAAGTAAATTTCTTAAGTGACGGtttattataacaaaaaacacatttacatttaaatgtgccGTCTGAAAACACAGTCTGTACATTCAGCGACTGAGATAAATTAATCGAAATAAATAAACGTCCAGATTTATATTAGAGGATAATGGAAATTGCTTTGGAGCCGCTGGGCCTCATTTGCCAATAACCAGGCAGCGCAACTCTGGCTGGtcgctgtccatggtgctgaatgAAAACCCCTCTAAACCTTCGTAATCTaaactctctctttttctctcacacaATATTTAATCTGTGATACGTCAATGTGACTAATTTGAGAGGCCATGCGCCAGGAAATTCATCACGGGTCGCGTACACAAACATTGCATGCCTCTATGAGCTGGCGCAGCTGTTTTCGTTCACAGGCTGAAATCAGTTTTGGCAAAGTAGTGCAGTTCTGTCAGGCGCTTAAAAGGGCTGCGCCGACTGGGGGAATCGTCACTGGTCACATTCAATCACGCTCCTGTATTGGGAACGTGAGGTGCACCTGTAGAAAAGAATGAATTATAGACTGTTAGTGGGTGTAGCTGTATAAAGTTTTAAAGCTGAATTGGCTGATTGACTCCGCTGCAGTCATTCACGATACGCGAACCCGCTCTTACAGATTTGAACTCTGCACTACCCTCATCTTTGAAAACTGTCTCCATCTAGCGGTTTCGCCTCTGCGCATCTATCAGTAGTGAAAGTACGAATCAATAACCCGACGTGTGGACAACCGCAACGCTTTCCGCCGGTCCCTCAGCTCACGTTACGCACTGCAAGTCCTTTCTTGACAACTGTGTACTAATAACTCATATAGACTTACATAGAATAACTTTATGAAGCGCATATTATACGGTTTATGTTTCCTACCTTTAACTAAAACAAATGCAGTGGACATTAATTTAAACGCAACCCAATAATAGCGTAACGCACTTGTGCATGCAGTGCACATGCAGTGCAGTGCACAGGCTGTGTTACATGCATATGTTAACCGATGCCGTGGCACGTGACACGCCTCCATTGCGCCGTGAGCAGAGAGCCAGTTGGGCTCCACCGCAGACTCACAGATCTCGGTCGGAAGCGGATGAAGCAACTTCCACCGAATCATTTGTTGCTGCTACACTTTAACCTCGGGCGCACGTTTTAGTTCACGTTACAGTTAGAATCTACAAAACACCCGTCACCATCGACTGGATTACATTTAAACGATGAGAGGAAAgtggtgtttttttctttcttgaaACATTGCCACACTTGCCGGTGCGGTCTTGCTTTCCTATGAAAGAACCACTGTGGTAATTCTCTCTGAGAGCGTCAGGGTGACACGAGTCGTGGTTACTAGAAAGGCATGTCCTTGGACAGCGGACTTTTTTACTCGAATGCTCTACTTGACTTCTAAACTTGTTGCTTTTGGTCCGCAGCAGCTACGGAAACACATTTTGGATACTTCGGTCGCTCGTTTTTTCGTGACGGCGGCAAAGCAACGGCAAATAAAGTGGACTTTAACTGATTATCTATATGTAAAAAGAACTCTACTTGTGATCGAAACGTATTTATGAGGAGGTGAGTTTTTCATTTAGGAGCATTTGCCTGAATTGTAAATGATACAGTGCTCTCCGAACTAGTCATTATTGACTGAGGCGTTCCTTTTACGCATGCATACCTTACAACCATTTGTAGTGCAGAATTTAATGGTGGTTTCTCCCTGTCGTTTGAATTCAGTCAGGTTTATGATATGGTGTATACTCTAGCTAGCTTAATCTGCATGTGAGCAATATTTTACTTTTGCGTTTACACCAAGTGGCCGCGCATTGTGTCTCTCCAGATGTCCTTTTCCTGCCTGGCGGATCTGTGAGCGCAAAACGGAGCACCGACTCTGCTTCACTTGCACCGGGTCGCGCACATTGGGTCACCATGGCAGGTGGAGTCGCAGCGTGGCTACCATTCGCGCGCGCCGCGGCCATAGGATGGATGCCCGTGGCGAGCGCCCCGATGCCCCCTCCACCGCGGGACAAGAGGCGAGGTCAAGACGGGCTGATAATCTTGAACGTAAGTGGCTCTAGGTTTCAAACTTGGCGGAATACTTTGGAGAGGTACCCTGACACTTTACTGGGAAGCACAGAACGCGACTTCTTTTACCACGAGGAGACCAACGAGTACTTTTTTGACCGCGACCCGGACATTTTCAGACACATCCTTAACTTCTACCGAACCGGGAAACTACACTACCCTCGTCACGAGTGCATCTCCGCCTATGACGAGGAGCTGGCCTTCTTCGGCATCATTCCCGAGATAATAGGGGACTGTTGTTATGAGGAGTACAAAGATCGCAGGCGAGAGAATGCTGAGAGAATTCAAGACGATGCGGAAAACGAAAAGAATAACGATTTGGTGGTGCCGTCCTTATCGTTCCGCGAGACCATGTGGAGAGCTTTTGAGAACCCTCACACCAGCACCATGGCGCTGGTGTTTTATTACGTCACTGGCTTTTTCATAGCTGTTTCAGTTATGGCGAACGTGGTGGAGACGGTCCCGTGCGGCACCGCGTCAAACAGGGTCAAAGAGCTCTCGTGCGGGGAGCGCTATGCCCTCGCGTTCTTCTGTTTGGATACGGCCTGCGTCATGATTTTCACGGTCGAGTACTTGCTTCGCTTGATTGCTGCGCCCAGCAGGTACAAGTTTGTCAAGAGCGTGATGAGTATCATTGACGTGGTGGCCATCATGCCTTATTATATCGGCCTGGTCATGACGGACAACGAGGACGTGAGCGGGGCCTTTGTCACCCTAAGGGTCTTCAGGGTCTTTCGGATTTTCAAATTTTCGCGGCACTCTGCTGGACTGCGCATCCTGGGTTACACACTGAAGAGTTGCGCGTCTGAACTGGGCTTCCTGCTCTTCTCGCTCACCATGGCCATCATCATCTTCGCCACCGTCATGTTCTACGCAGAGAAGGGCTCCTCCTCCAGCAAGTTCACTAGCATACCGGCCGCTTTCTGGTACACCATAGTCACCATGACAACGCTGGGGTGAGTAGATAATGATGTGTCGATGATGCGCAAACTTACTGAATGCGTTTGTTTGTGCGCATGATCCGCTGCCAAGACCGCTTCAAAGCAACTTGTTTACTCCAAAGCATTCCGAAAAGTAAAGAGATAGCATTCATCAAGGGCTGGACGATCATTGAAAGTGATATAAATCAAAGAAATATACTCTGCCCCTCacccctctctcgctctctctcttttttacaCTGGCCTATGAGAATCGTGTACATCATATAAATGGGTTCATTTAGTCTTTAATCgattatttttacacaaagaaaatgcCAATGATATAGCATTGGTCTATGCTTTTTCAGAAGTATTTGTGAAGCTTATAACGATTACCTAAAACATGCATACGCAGCATAAAGTCCCTTTTCCATCTTTTGTATTTACTCAATTCACTTTTGGTACATAATGTTTTTAGTGCTCTTTTTTTCTAGCTTTTACCTAGTTAATAAAGGCTCGTTGTAGTAAGAGCCTCTAAACGCCATTAAAATAAAACGCGATGcgttattcattcattaatgcTTTCACTAAA
The nucleotide sequence above comes from Triplophysa rosa linkage group LG24, Trosa_1v2, whole genome shotgun sequence. Encoded proteins:
- the kcnd2 gene encoding potassium voltage-gated channel subfamily D member 2 isoform X1: MAGGVAAWLPFARAAAIGWMPVASAPMPPPPRDKRRGQDGLIILNVSGSRFQTWRNTLERYPDTLLGSTERDFFYHEETNEYFFDRDPDIFRHILNFYRTGKLHYPRHECISAYDEELAFFGIIPEIIGDCCYEEYKDRRRENAERIQDDAENEKNNDLVVPSLSFRETMWRAFENPHTSTMALVFYYVTGFFIAVSVMANVVETVPCGTASNRVKELSCGERYALAFFCLDTACVMIFTVEYLLRLIAAPSRYKFVKSVMSIIDVVAIMPYYIGLVMTDNEDVSGAFVTLRVFRVFRIFKFSRHSAGLRILGYTLKSCASELGFLLFSLTMAIIIFATVMFYAEKGSSSSKFTSIPAAFWYTIVTMTTLGYGDMVPKTIMGKIFGSICSLSGVLVIALPVPVIVSNFSRIYHQSQRSEKRRAQKKTRLARIRVRKSGGANAYLQYKLNGMLVDMEEEASKEAGQALVCKSNPTFDTQHHHLLHCLEKTTNHEFVDEQTYETSCMEVSGVKPSMSCSSSSSSSPHSLSCCSRRNKRKSFNVPNSNMTGVRRGSIQELSTIHIRERPLSNSRSSLNAKFEETVPLNSEEQPYITAAVISMPTPPVTTPECGDSSSSTDFLRSNIVRVSAL
- the kcnd2 gene encoding potassium voltage-gated channel subfamily D member 2 isoform X2, whose product is MAGGVAAWLPFARAAAIGWMPVASAPMPPPPRDKRRGQDGLIILNVSGSRFQTWRNTLERYPDTLLGSTERDFFYHEETNEYFFDRDPDIFRHILNFYRTGKLHYPRHECISAYDEELAFFGIIPEIIGDCCYEEYKDRRRENAERIQDDAENEKNNDLVVPSLSFRETMWRAFENPHTSTMALVFYYVTGFFIAVSVMANVVETVPCGTASNRVKELSCGERYALAFFCLDTACVMIFTVEYLLRLIAAPSRYKFVKSVMSIIDVVAIMPYYIGLVMTDNEDVSGAFVTLRVFRVFRIFKFSRHSAGLRILGYTLKSCASELGFLLFSLTMAIIIFATVMFYAEKGSSSSKFTSIPAAFWYTIVTMTTLGYGDMVPKTIMGKIFGSICSLSGVLVIALPVPVIVSNFSRIYHQSQRSEKRRAQKASKEAGQALVCKSNPTFDTQHHHLLHCLEKTTNHEFVDEQTYETSCMEVSGVKPSMSCSSSSSSSPHSLSCCSRRNKRKSFNVPNSNMTGVRRGSIQELSTIHIRERPLSNSRSSLNAKFEETVPLNSEEQPYITAAVISMPTPPVTTPECGDSSSSTDFLRSNIVRVSAL